A portion of the Canis lupus baileyi chromosome 6, mCanLup2.hap1, whole genome shotgun sequence genome contains these proteins:
- the RHBG gene encoding ammonium transporter Rh type B isoform X1: MARSPRRAGAPRLQLPLLCLLLQGATAILFAVFVRYNHETDAALWHWGNHSNLDNEFYFRYPSFQDVHVMVFVGFGFLMAFLQRYGFSSVGFTFLLAAFALQWSTLIQGFFHSLHGGYIHVSVNSMINADFCAGAVLISFGAILGKTGPAQLLLMTVLEVALFGINEFVLLNLLQVKDAGGSMTIHTFGAYFGLVLSRVLYRPQLEKSKHRQCSVYHSDLFAMIGTIFLWIFWPSFNSAPTTLGDGQHRTALNTYYSLSASTLGTFAMSALVGERGRLDMVHIQNAALAGGVVVGTAGEMMLTPFGALAAGFLAGTVSTLGYKFFTPILEAKFKVQDTCGVHNLHGIPGVLGALLGVLVVGLATHEAYGEGLGSVFPLIAKGQRTAMSQAMYQLFGLFVTLMFASVGGALGGLLLKLPCLGSPADCQCYEDQVYWEVPGEHEDAAQGPLKAEEPDTQA; this comes from the exons ATGGCCAGATCCCCCCGCCGCGCCGGGGCCCCGCGACTGCAGCTGCCCCTGctgtgcctcctcctccagggcgCCACTGCCATCCTCTTTGCTGTCTTTGTCCGCTACAACCATGAGACGGACGCGGCCCTCTGGCACTGGGGCAACCACAGTAACTTGGACAATGAATTTTACTTTCGCTACCCAA GTTTCCAGGATGTGCATGTCATGGTGTTTGTGGGCTTCGGCTTCCTCATGGCCTTCCTGCAGCGTTATGGCTTCAGCAGCGTGGGCTTCACCTTCCTCCTGGCTGCCTTTGCCCTGCAGTGGTCCACACTTATCCAGGGCTTCTTCCACTCCTTGCACGGAGGCTATATCCATGTCAGCGTGAACAG CATGATCAACGCTGACTTCTGTGCTGGGGCTGTGCTCATCTCCTTTGGTGCCATCCTGGGCAAGACTGGGCCGGCTCAGCTGCTGCTCATGACTGTGCTGGAGGTGGCGCTGTTTGGCATCAATGAGTTTGTGCTCCTTAATCTCCTAcag GTGAAGGACGCAGGAGGCTCCATGACTATCCACACTTTCGGGGCCTACTTCGGACTGGTGCTCTCACGGGTCCTCTACAGGCCTCAGCTGGAGAAGAGCAAGCATCGCCAGTGCTCTGTCTACCATTCGGACCTCTTTGCCATGATTG GGACCATCTTCCTGTGGATCTTCTGGCCCAGTTTCAACTCTGCACCCACCACACTGGGGGACGGGCAGCACCGAACAGCCCTCAACACATACTACTCTCTGTCGGCGAGCACCCTCGGCACCTTTGCCATGTCAGCCCTCGTTGGGGAGCGTGGCCGGCTGGACATG GTCCACATCCAGAATGCCGCACTGGCTGGAGGGGTTGTGGTAGGGACAGCAGGTGAAATGATGCTGACACCCTTTGGGGCCCTGGCAGCTGGCTTCCTGGCTGGGACAGTCTCCACGCTGGGCTACAAGTTTTTCACG CCCATCCTCGAGGCAAAATTCAAAGTCCAAGACACATGTGGTGTTCACAACCTTCATGggattcctggggtcctgggagccctCCTGGGGGTCCTTGTGGTCGGGCTGGCCACCCATGAAGCTTATGGAGAAGG CCTAGGCAGTGTGTTTCCGCTCATAGCCAAAGGCCAGCGCACTGCCATGTCTCAGGCCATGTACCAGCTCTTCGGGCTGTTTGTCACTCTGATGTTTGCCTCTGTGGGTGGGGCCCTCGGAG GTCTCCTGCTCAAGCTGCCCTGCCTGGGTTCCCCGGCAGACTGCCAGTGTTATGAGGACCAGGTGTACTGGGAG gtGCCTGGGGAGCATGAAGATGCAGCCCAGGGACCCCTGAAGGCGGAAGAGCCAGATACCCAGGCCTAA
- the RHBG gene encoding ammonium transporter Rh type B isoform X2 produces the protein MARSPRRAGAPRLQLPLLCLLLQGATAILFAVFVRYNHETDAALWHWGNHSNLDNEFYFRYPSFQDVHVMVFVGFGFLMAFLQRYGFSSVGFTFLLAAFALQWSTLIQGFFHSLHGGYIHVSVNSMINADFCAGAVLISFGAILGKTGPAQLLLMTVLEVALFGINEFVLLNLLQVKDAGGSMTIHTFGAYFGLVLSRVLYRPQLEKSKHRQCSVYHSDLFAMIGTIFLWIFWPSFNSAPTTLGDGQHRTALNTYYSLSASTLGTFAMSALVGERGRLDMVHIQNAALAGGVVVGTAGEMMLTPFGALAAGFLAGTVSTLGYKFFTPILEAKFKVQDTCGVHNLHGIPGVLGALLGVLVVGLATHEAYGEGSPAQAALPGFPGRLPVL, from the exons ATGGCCAGATCCCCCCGCCGCGCCGGGGCCCCGCGACTGCAGCTGCCCCTGctgtgcctcctcctccagggcgCCACTGCCATCCTCTTTGCTGTCTTTGTCCGCTACAACCATGAGACGGACGCGGCCCTCTGGCACTGGGGCAACCACAGTAACTTGGACAATGAATTTTACTTTCGCTACCCAA GTTTCCAGGATGTGCATGTCATGGTGTTTGTGGGCTTCGGCTTCCTCATGGCCTTCCTGCAGCGTTATGGCTTCAGCAGCGTGGGCTTCACCTTCCTCCTGGCTGCCTTTGCCCTGCAGTGGTCCACACTTATCCAGGGCTTCTTCCACTCCTTGCACGGAGGCTATATCCATGTCAGCGTGAACAG CATGATCAACGCTGACTTCTGTGCTGGGGCTGTGCTCATCTCCTTTGGTGCCATCCTGGGCAAGACTGGGCCGGCTCAGCTGCTGCTCATGACTGTGCTGGAGGTGGCGCTGTTTGGCATCAATGAGTTTGTGCTCCTTAATCTCCTAcag GTGAAGGACGCAGGAGGCTCCATGACTATCCACACTTTCGGGGCCTACTTCGGACTGGTGCTCTCACGGGTCCTCTACAGGCCTCAGCTGGAGAAGAGCAAGCATCGCCAGTGCTCTGTCTACCATTCGGACCTCTTTGCCATGATTG GGACCATCTTCCTGTGGATCTTCTGGCCCAGTTTCAACTCTGCACCCACCACACTGGGGGACGGGCAGCACCGAACAGCCCTCAACACATACTACTCTCTGTCGGCGAGCACCCTCGGCACCTTTGCCATGTCAGCCCTCGTTGGGGAGCGTGGCCGGCTGGACATG GTCCACATCCAGAATGCCGCACTGGCTGGAGGGGTTGTGGTAGGGACAGCAGGTGAAATGATGCTGACACCCTTTGGGGCCCTGGCAGCTGGCTTCCTGGCTGGGACAGTCTCCACGCTGGGCTACAAGTTTTTCACG CCCATCCTCGAGGCAAAATTCAAAGTCCAAGACACATGTGGTGTTCACAACCTTCATGggattcctggggtcctgggagccctCCTGGGGGTCCTTGTGGTCGGGCTGGCCACCCATGAAGCTTATGGAGAAGG GTCTCCTGCTCAAGCTGCCCTGCCTGGGTTCCCCGGCAGACTGCCAGTGTTATGA